The genomic interval ttgattttaatttcagcAATCCATTTCATTAACGGTGCTCACtgttttcacttttatatttacttttattttgtttggggATGAATGAAAAGAGGCacatttctattttcttttagaaacacGCAGATATCATTTCCTTTGCAAGTGTGGCGCTGATTTCAATTTGATTGTTACACGTTGTTTCCAATTTCTGAAGCAATTCAcggtgatttttattttgttttgaaagagCAGTCACAGTGACGTTTAGCTAATGGTGTCACGTCCTAGAGCAGACGGGCTGGTGATTCAATTCTGGAGAAGCAttgcatgttattttatttagaaaagtaGGAGTTGTTACATTAATTTATAGGTGCATAGGCGGTGatgaatcattttttaattgctGGAGATGCGCTAATTGATGAAGGTAGCAACACATCACGGTTTGGTGatggaattttattttccagTAGCTTACTCACTTATTTTAGCCTACTGCGTTTCTTTTAGTGTTTCCGTGATGATGTGTGTGGAAGCTTGGCATTGTGGAATTCATTTATTAGCTAACCTTGCTTATTTTATTCAGCTGCTATCTTCCAAAGTTTAttgcatttttcatttatcCTTTATTTCAAATTGTCAACTACTTTGGCGTGTTTTATTCAGTGTTTCTGTTTGCTTTATTGTTATTTGTTCTGTTcgattttgttaatttaattatgatgttagcttaggttagttggttggttgctaataaaattgcattgtttccttgagatttttgaactttaattgccatactgctgctttgattctgctcaatatttaatttgttatctgcctgcgattaggtatacgcttaatTGCCTAATCGATGTCAATTCTTAGCTTAGTttattagactgtatggtggataactgatttaatttgtgcattgcattcgcttagtctgtaattttgaagaccgaattagccttcgcttagNtgggtgattcgtgttggatttggattaaagtagtgtgtacttgtcgttaatctgtgattggaagcatagtgattgagttaatggccaactgtttttattttgtatttgattccatttttacatttttgtttacctttctgtttgcattcgtgttttaatttagttcatttgcattcacaaaacctttcacaaacccccccacttcgtgttagaacTGATTCCGAACtgcaatttggtccttgagagacgacctagaaGTCACCTCCTAATTTATACtacattctttatgcacattaaattttgcatggggtgcaacacccatcaaaattttggaaactAATTTTGTGtagggttatatatatatatatatatatatatNNNNNNNNNNNNNNNNNNNNNNNNNNNNNNNNNNNNNNNNNNNNNNNNNNNNNNNNNNNNNNNNNNNNNNNNNNNNNNNNNNNNNatatatatatatatatatatatatatatatatatatatatatatatatatatatatatatatatatatatatatatatatatatataaagattaaattttatggttaatttggatgattgtaaagtttatactttatattttagtccataacttttttatcttattaactATGTGACTACTGTAATATGATTAATAGCtatgttttaaaatgttataaaattaattttattttaattaaatttaacttaataaaatataaattaaagatttattttaattttttacagaaaataaatattcacgaatataaatattataatatccatataatttatttacaagtaAATATGGATATCAATTATCTATAAATACTAGCGTACACACTATCTTTTTATCATTCTGTTGATGAATGAGTTATTCGATGAAGATGAAAAGGGGAATTGCGATTCTTTTAAGTGTAGCTAAGTTATTCTTTTAGAACTCTTTGGTCCAAATCCATAAGTTTTAAGTCATCTATTTTCTTTACTTCTTGTCATCTTCCTGCCTTACACGTTGCACATTTCACCCTTAAGGACTGCACACAAGTTCTATTTTAAGGTTTCGTTGTTCTAGTTATTCACATTGTCGTCGTTCAGCTCATTTACGCTGTCCAGTTTAATTTCTAAGACTTTGATCTTCAACTCATTCACATTGCGTCTTTTGATGTCTAAGAATTTTATCTTCCATTCCTAATTTATAatttcactagtggaaaaaacactttttataatAGGTAAAAGGACTTATTATGACAGGTGGTCTGACATCATAGTTCTGGACATCATAATAGGGTTCCGCGtattatgacatatttttaCCTGTCATAATATGTCAGAATATATtatgacaaataattttttacctatcataaaaacttgattttttttaaaaaaaaaattacatgctTACATTTGAtatccaatcaatttataattaattttcttgtattatgatttcatccaataaatttataattaatatataattcaattgaacaaataaaatgaatccatttcatacattaaatttttcttatgaaaatgTATCAGTACATGGATAGAaagggggaaaagaaaaaaattgccCCAAGCCTATAACAACTAAATCAATGTATCACATAATTAGACACCTTCTCATATTACTCAAGATCTAGTTGAATCTCTTCTGGAGTCCTCACTACCCATCCTCGAAAATCAAGCTTATCTTCTAAATTCTCAACTTGCTTTTGCAGATCTTGAATTTCTTGGAAAAGCCGATCAACATTTTCAACATGTTGCACCCATGTGTCAACTAAATCCTTGTCAGTCTTCACTTGTGCTAAAACACATAAAACCTGAAAATTACAGCAATTGTATAACCCAAATCAAGTTATTGAAAAGCAAAAAAGGGGAAACAGATACAATAATCAAGTTAAGGAAGTAAACGTTGGAATTCAATCTcttaatagaaatttaattaaacacaAAAGCACAAACATAATTAGctaaaagttttaatttgacTTTTGAACTAATGATTTAAAAATGGTTTACAATAAAATCTCCTCAATAGCATAATAAAGAGAACTGCTGCCTTTTTGAAGCAAAGTCTTCATTGGCTTTTACTACTTGAACTAATATAATGAACAAATAGATGCTCTTTAACACTAGAATCAGAATACCACCttttaaagctgaaaaaaaaaaggtgaaaatgacAGAAACAAACCTACAATTATCGCATTATCCCATCCTTGTAGTAAGTTACGGATGGCAGCAGCAACATCAACAAGAACCACCCCACTCATTGTTTCAATTCGTTATGTAATCAATAGGcctgaaaagaaaataaggaagCCGGTGAATGAGAGATCCAGAACACAAACCCAATTTTACATTTCATACTTATATAAGCTTGGCTTGAAGGGTAGGCGTTTGGAGTATCTGAGATGCAGAAAAGGACATGGGTCACTCACTCACTGCAACATGAATCAGAATTCTTacctttattatttgttttttacatGGCATAATCTTTTGCAGACTAGAAGGGAAAGTGCTTTGATCATTGGTGAGGCAAGGGGCATTGGTGAGTGCATGGCAAGGCTGTTTTGCAAACATGAGGCAAAGGATGTTAAAAATGCAGTGAACATGGTTGTATCCAAGTATGGAAAGCTAGACATAATGATGAACAATGTTGCAACAATAGATGATGCTAAACCCATCATTCTTGACAACGATGTGGCTGAATTGGAACGTGTTGTGAGAGTGAATCTGATAGGTCCCTTCTTGGGAACAAAGCATGCAGCCAGAGTGATGATCCCAGCGAGAAAGGGAAGTATAATAAGCATAGGAAGTGTGAGTTCAAGTGTTGGAGGGATTGCAACTCACGCATACACAAGCTCTAAACATGGCATTGTAGGACTGACAAAGAATGCAGCTNCTGAACNTGGAAAATTTAGCATCAGAGTAAACTGTTTGTCANCCTACTTCATCAGTAACGTATCTGGAACAAGGTTCTTNAAACTTTTGAACTAATGATTTAAAAATGGGTCACTCACTCACTGCAACATGAATCAGAATTCTTacctttattatttgttttttgttcttaaaacaTAGAAAACCAATACTAGAGTGCAGTACTAGGAAAAAGGAAAGGGGCGTGTAGAAAATACCTGGCCTTCACCCTCTCTCATTGCTAGCCCACTCTCATTGAATTTGTCATGGCTCACTTAGTGTGCAGATAAGAACACTCTACAGATTACACAGATGAAGCAGAAACACGATTTTAACCAGGAATTTTGACAATTAATCAAATGCACATGACTAAAGACAAGACAGAATATGATGCtcaaataaaatgactcaaacacaAATTTGGAccaattaaaatgatgaaaccAAAGCAACTCAAGGCTGGCACACAAAAATTAGACTAAATCAGAAACCTAATGAACAGATCGACACCAAAACAAATGAATCAACACAAGACAAAGTATCAAACCACAAGATATCAAAGAAATTGTATCAAACAACACGGAAAAGTGAAGCAAACTTAGATTACAACAGATCCCAACCAAACAACATGAATCAACACAAGAATGAAACTCAGAACAGAGATGCGAATCAAAGGAGAGAGATACTTAGCTGGACGGAGGGACGCCatggctctgaataccacttgatagcTCCAGGTCGAGGCGGATCGACAAGGAACCATGGAGTCTGGCGCGGATCGAGCTGATAAACCGAGAAGCAGCAGAAGAAATGGATCTACTCATGAGCCCTAGGTTTTTGAAGGTTTGATCGGTGTAGATTTTAGGGTTCGTGAAAGGAAGGGGTTTAATCGGAGAAGAAGGGGATTTAATCGGTGAGAAGTGATTATAATCGGTAGAATGCGATTATGTAGAAAAGGTAGATCAAAGGCAAAAGGGTGTTTAAAGGAAGACTCAATCAGTGAAATCGAAAGGAGAAGCGAAAAGGATGGAGGAATCAGTGGCACAATACCTAGCTGAataagaaattctaggttgggAAAATGATGAGCAAGGAGGCGCGGATCTGAAGAGTTTGggaggaaaaacaaaattgaagaagaagaagaagaaccagGGGTCAAAAGTGTTTTGTTTCTGAACaggaattgagagaaaaataatcgaagaagaagaatgagcCTGAGAGTGAGTTTCACTCCAAATTGtgatcataatatttttttaactttattacaaaaatgtcaccgcatttagttattataataGGTGATGAATTAACTATCATAGAAGagatatattatgataggtttaTTACGAATATGCCACCAGTCAGTTTATTATGATAGATAaattttacctatcataataaatCAGTTATAGAATGTgttttttccactagtgtttcTTGTggtattttattctatttactttaattataatattcttttgatattgCTTTGCCTTTCAATCTCTATTTACTTTTGTGGAATGAGATTTCGATTTGCATTATTGGACGcacaatttaaatttagatttaattgtaataactttttttatttattttatatgtattgaaAGTTTCATATacacaaaattaacttttaagtttatgataaatttgaatattttcaatGGAATtcctgttaatttttttgtttattaaattctaaaaaaaaatc from Vigna radiata var. radiata cultivar VC1973A chromosome 9, Vradiata_ver6, whole genome shotgun sequence carries:
- the LOC106773772 gene encoding secoisolariciresinol dehydrogenase-like; this encodes MNQNSYLYYLFFTWHNLLQTRRESALIIGEARGIGECMARLFCKHEAKDVKNAVNMVVSKYGKLDIMMNNVATIDDAKPIILDNDVAELERVVRVNLIGPFLGTKHAARVMIPARKGSIISIGSVSSSVGGIATHAYTSSKHGIVGLTKNAAXEXGKFSIRVNCLSXYFISNVSGTRFXKLLN